GGCGGGCCGTCGATCTGTGGAACGGCGCCGGCGAGCCGGCCGTCGACGGCGCCTTCTCGGTCACGCCCGCCTTCATGGCCCGCATCCTCGAGGTGCTGGGGCCCGTCGACGTGCCCGACTACGGCGAGCGGGTGACGGCCGCCAACATCATCGAGCGCTTCGACTTCTACACCGACGAGCTCGAAGACCTGGCCATCACCAACGTCGAGCGCAAAGGCTTCGTGGCTTCGCTGGCCGAGGTCGTGATGGACCGGCTGCTGGCCGCCCCGGCCAACCGCTGGCAGGCCCTGGGCGACGCTATGGCCGCCGGCTTCGACGCCCGGGAGGCCATGGCGTGGTCGACCGACGAGGTGGTGGCCCAGGCCCTGGCCAACCGCAACTGGGACGGCACCCTGCCCGAGGTCGAGGGCGACTTCTTCTACAACGGGGAGTGGTCCTACGCGGCCAAGTTCAACCGGGGCATCCGGCGGACGTTCGACCATCACGTCCAGCTCCGCGACGACGGTTCGGCCCGGATCACGACGACGATGGTCGTGGCCAACACCCGCGAGCGCTCGCCCTTCAACCCCGGCACCCTGAGCTACGTCACCTTGTACGGGCCGGCGGGGGCGGTGCTCGACCCGGCCGCCTCCGACCCCCCGGTGTCCGAGGAACCGGCCGTGGCCGGCCACCCGGGGTGGGGCTGGTTCGTCAACGCCCCCCCGCTGGGCCGCGTCACCCTGCGGGCCACATGGACGGCCGAGGACATCACCCGCCCCGGCCCGGGCGGCACCCGGGACTACTCGCTCACCTTCCTGGGGGTGCCCGACCACACCGGCGACGTGCTCAACCTGCGGGTCGAGCCCCCCCCGGGGTGGAGGTGGCAAGGCGACCCCCCGCCCGCCCAGTTCTCCCTCGACGACGACGTCCGGGGCTCGTGGCGCCTGGTCAGGGGCTGACACCGACGGCCCGCGGGCTGGCTCGACGTAGTTGTACTGGGGTCACACTCCGGTTTGATGAACGGATGAACACGACGACGCAGCGCCTCACGATCACCGTCGACGCCGACCTGATCGAGGCCGGCCACCGCGCTGTGGAGCCCGGACGGGCCGCTTCGATCAGCGGCTGGGTGAGCCGGGCACTGCGGGAAATGGTCCACCGGGACCGCAAGCCGGCCCTCTTGGCTTCGGCCGTGGCCGGCTAAGAGGACGAGCTCGGCGAGATCACCGAGCCGAGGTCGCCGCTCAGAGACACGTCGACCGCCGCCAGGGGACGGTCGTCCGAGGCCCGGGCCCGGCTGGGGCCGGGCTCGGCTGGGCCGGGCTCGGGCCGCCCGCCTCGGCTGGGCCGGGCTCGGGCCGCCCGCCTCGGCTGGGCCGGGCTCGGG
The Actinomycetota bacterium genome window above contains:
- a CDS encoding DUF4012 domain-containing protein, which produces MARRSRSRRGARRAVLLLALVAVVGIGAFAAVTTAAAAREAQHAKASLLRAEARLSARDLGPARDELTAADGRLREMKAHLDRLGPLTPLAKLVPVVRSQVIAVETIQSSGVVLTSAGLDLADAAEGLLETRAGESPISGALVRLREVNASLARGAASVRTAAAQLEDLEGRWLIGPVADARDVLAGRMPDLERQVTSAAEGLDALIWFAGGEGDRRYLFLSQNPDEIRPTGGFIGTYGLISMGPGAFALDRFEPIHVFLQRHPTAVVPAAEAGSPFRFVNPPRAMSLANVNSTPDFAAAGRRAVDLWNGAGEPAVDGAFSVTPAFMARILEVLGPVDVPDYGERVTAANIIERFDFYTDELEDLAITNVERKGFVASLAEVVMDRLLAAPANRWQALGDAMAAGFDAREAMAWSTDEVVAQALANRNWDGTLPEVEGDFFYNGEWSYAAKFNRGIRRTFDHHVQLRDDGSARITTTMVVANTRERSPFNPGTLSYVTLYGPAGAVLDPAASDPPVSEEPAVAGHPGWGWFVNAPPLGRVTLRATWTAEDITRPGPGGTRDYSLTFLGVPDHTGDVLNLRVEPPPGWRWQGDPPPAQFSLDDDVRGSWRLVRG